AAACAAACCGCCATTGGCATCAAAACAGGCAGCATAAAGGATAGTATCTTCCATTCCCAAAAACTTGGACATTGCATCTTCCAGCTTTTTATGAATTGCCTGAGTTCCACATATAAAACGCACAGAATTACATCCATAACCCCAATTGTTCATAATATCCTGAGCGGCTTTAATTACTTCGGAATTATTACCTAAACCAAGATAGTTATTGGCACAGAAATTTAGGGCTTCTTTTCCACCTTGAACACCAATTTTAGCACCTTGGGGAGTTGTTAAAATGCGTTCATCTTTGTAAAGTCCTTGTTCTTTGAGCTCTGTAAAGAGTTCTTGCAAATCGGATTTAATTTTTCCGTAAGCCATTTGATTCCTCACTTTATCATAATTACTTTCTATTTATATCCCAAATTCTGATTTCTCTCATTTCGTCAATGGAATTTATTTTCCTGTTACTTTTTTTTCATCTCTACCTCATTATTTCGCTATTTCGCTCTCGCACCATTGCCTAAGATTACTATTATAAATTCTCACCCAAATTTTCAAATCGATATCACTTGTCACAGAGGTCTTAACTGTTTATAGGGTGGAGAGATAGATAGGACTGGCTTTAGACTGTGTCACAGTGGTCTTTGGACGTTTTTGGACGTTTCGATATCACGATTCCTTCAATTTTGCCCTCAATTTAAGGTATTTTCAGAACATCAAATTTTTTGAAATAGTTTACAAATTTAATAGAGCCGTAACTGAAGTGCCAGGGGGCCGATCATCGTTAACCACTGACTCTGATCAGCGTCTATAAACTCGATCCGGTAGTCTTTATTGAGAGGTTGGAGGGCAACTCCCCTGCGGGCCTCATCATACTGTATCCTTTTCAGAGTAATGCCTGTCTCGTATCTGACGGCACAGATTTTCCCGTCCAAACCATCCCAGGTGATCTGCTTTTTGATGAGGACAATATCCCCGTGCAGGATCTGCGGCTCCATGCTTTGTCCATTGATTCGGAAGGCCACGTAGTTATCCGTGCCGAAGGGAATGTAGCGAGTGGGGACTTCGACTGATTCCGCCGGCTCCATATCCTCGGGAACTTCCATGGGTGATCCAGCGGATATTTCCGCTACGATCGGGAAGATTGAGGTACGCACGTAAGTGGTATCAAAATCATTCACTAAGACCGGTTTACCATCCACAATCTGGACTTTCTTGGTAGTCCTGACGTCATCTCCAAGCTCCCAGGGAGCCAGGATGAACATACTGCCTTCGCCTCTTAACAGCCAGTTCACATTCACTCCGGAATCGATCAATCTGGCCAAGAATTGAGGGTCGGGAAACCGCTCATTGTTCTTGTAACGGTCCAGAGAATTGGCAGAGATGCCAAACTTTTCGGTAAACTGGTACTGCTTCAATTTCATTGCTTTAATCAGCATTCCCAGCCTGCTGCCGATATCGTTAGGGTCCATTATTCCTCCTAAAAGGTCATTTTCTGCTTGACCTTTTGCCGTATGGGTAAGATTATGCATCCGTAGACAAGATAAATTGTCTATCTTTTTTGTCAATGCTTATTTATATAGTTGTGATTCGGCGGCGGATTCTTCCGCTCGTATCCAATAGATTTCATTAGCTGCCGGAAAGAGCAGAAAGGACTTCCCAAGTTATTGCGATGCAGTTATGTAGCGCCCAACAATAATATTAGGGAGGCGCTTATGAAAGCGACCAGTTACGAGCCAGGAGAAAGTAGGGTCAAGGACGACCTCTGTGACACACCGACCTCTGTGACAGGTGTCACACACCCCTCCAATCGGAGAAAAAAGCCGCCGATGCTGATCAGTAGATATGTTGAACGCTGTGACAGATCGCCAGGACAGAAAAAGGCTACCACTGTGACAGATTATCCGACCTCTGTGACACGCCACCGGAGTGGAAGTGTCACAGTGGTCTTACCGGTACCAGAGAATTATTGGCAGAGGCTGAACATGAGCAAGAACAAGATCAGGTCAGTCTGGCTGACCGTGGAGCGGGCGGCGGAGTTGATGAGCTGCTCCACCCGCACCGTATGGCGCTATATCAAGCGCAACCGAATCGAAGTGCACAAGCATCTGGTCGAGCAGGATGGCTACAAGGTTAGGAAGACCTTCCTGCTGACCGAGCCTTCCTTATATATCAAGGAGATGGCAGACTGCCAAGCCAGAAACCTGGTGCCTGCCGGCTTTATTGAGATCACTCTCAAGGTAGATGGCAAAGACCTGCACAGCGCTTTGATCTACAAATACAGCGAGGAGGACAAGCATGAGCATCTATGATGAGATTGATCCCCTGACCTACGCGGAGCTCTATCAGAGCATCTATCCTGATTGGAAGGGTAAGCAGGATTTGCTTAACCAGATTGGGAAAGACCAGGAGATTAAACCGAAACCTGAACCAGTGCCAGTTCCGACTGTCACAGAGGCTGATAGCAACATACTTGACGACAGTATCGTTCTGGAAGATGAGCCAAGCGCTCCCAGCGATCCTGAGGAGGAGTACATCGACTTTACTCCTCAAGAGCGGGTGCCAGTCAAATACGATCACGAAGCCAAGCTGCTGGGCTACTTCTGCACCACGGTGCTGGAACGGCTCCAGCATAGCGAGTCCAAAGGCCGGGAGTGGAAACTGCTCACTAAGGAATACAATAACGGTAGCCTGGCTCCGGAACTCTATGCTTTGAAAGGAAAACGCACCGAACGGGCCTTACGCCTCTGGCTGGAACGCTATGAACAGAGCAAGCAGGACATGTATGCTCTCCTGCATGGCAACCGCTATCAGAAACGGCAACGCAAGATCACCGAACTGGAAGGCAAGGTGCTGCTGGCAATCCTGCTGCATCCCAACCGGATCAGCATCGGCAGCGCTCTCAAGTTCCTGAAAGCCAAAGCCGAGTCCGGACTGATCGACTCACCCAGTTCAGTACCAACGCTTAGACGCTGGGTCGAAGAGTGGCGGGATGACAACCTGGCAATGTGGGAGCAGGCAAGGCAGGGCAGCAAGTTCGTAGCTGAGCACATCATCAAGACCATCCACCGGGATAGCAGACTATTGAGCGTAGGTGAAGTCTGGGTAGCCGATGGCCACACTCTGGCCTTCGATATCCTCAATCCCAAGACCGGGAAAGCACAACGCATGACTATGATCATGGTCTTCGACTGGGCATCCCGATACCCGGTGGGTGCCACTCTCGCCTTTACCGAGGACAGCCAGCACATCCAGGCTGCCTTCCGCAATGGCTTCCTCAACTGGGGAGCTCTGCCTCAGTATGTCTATCTCGATAATGGCAAAGCCTTCAAGAGCAAGCTGTTCCACGAGCAGTGGGAAGGGCATGACCTGGCTAAGGAATTAGGCGGCATCTTCCCCAAGTTAGGAATCAGAGCTCAGTTCGCCGAAAGCTACAATGCCAAGGCTAAGATCATCGAGCGGTTCTTCCGGACCTTCCAGGAGCAGTTTGAACGCTTCATCAGCAGCTTCCGGGGAGCCAATATAGCCGATAAACCTGCCACTCTGATGCGTAACGAGAAGTGGATCAAGAAGCTCTATACCTGCGAGCCGCCCACCACTGAAGAAGCGATGCAGATGATCGGCTACTATATCAGATACGTATATGGCATCACCCCTCACCGGGGATTGGATAACCGCAAACCCTGGGAGGTGTTCAACTCGGCTCCCAAACCTCAGGACAGGCTGGTCAATCCCTCTCAGCTCAACTTCATGATGCTGAGCGTAGAACGTAAAGCCATCCGCAACGAGGGCATCGTGCTGAACAAGTTGAAGTACTGGCATCCCGCCCTGGTCTTTCACATGGGTAAACCGGTAATAATCAGATACGATCTGGCGGATGCGAGATGGGTGCTGGTCTATGACGAGGCGGATGTCTTTATCTGCCAGGCTTCCCTGCGCCAGACCCAGCATCCGTTCATCCAGGCCGATCTGCAGAATAGCAAGTCGCATAAGGAGTACCGCCAGGAATATACCCAGATCAAGAAGCTGCAGCGGCTGACTGAACAGCGAACCCAGAGCTTCGTGCGCAGCAATCAGGAATCGGTGGATAAGTTGCTCAAGAGCTATATGAACGAGATCCCCGCTGAGAACAATCCTATCTTTCTGCAAGCACCTATGATCGAAGCTCCCGCCCCGGGTCCGGAAGAGGAGATTGCCAGGCTGGAACAGATAGTAATCGAACAGGAGAAAGCAATAGCCTCCAGCCAACCTGAACAGACCCACAACGATCAAAATCAAGCTGTTGCCGAAGGATCAAGCGAGTTCGATCCCTTCGACAATGAGGAGTTCAAGAAAATGCTCAAGACGATCGGAATCAAATAAGGAGGAATAGATGAAGCAAGGTAAACTTGTCCCGATCCACAATGTCCGGAAAGCCGATGAGTGCATCGACTTCCTGCTCAAACGACCTCGCCTGGAGATGGTGGGACTGGGCATGCTGTACGGCAGACCCGGCCTCGGCAAGACCACCTATGCCAGCCGTGCTGCCTATGCTCGTGGCTACGTGTATATCAGACTGGAAGCCACGACCACTCCCAAAACCTTCGCCAAGGAACTGCTCCAGAATCTATACAGAAGCCTGGGTATGGGTGATTATCTCCCCGTGGGTACTACCAACAACATCTACAAGCAATGTATCCAACTGCTCCTCGATAATGAGGATACCGTCATCATTATCGATGAGATCGACTACGCCTTCCGCTATCCCCAGTTACTCGGATCGGTTAGAGATCTGGTGGATGAGACATTCGCAGTGGTGATCCTGGTGGGCATGCAGAACGCCATGGATAGGCTTAACCAGATCAATGCTTACTACTTTGACCGCTGTAACTACTTCTACGAGTTCGAAGCGGTAAGCAAGGATGATATTAGAATGTTGGGCACCGAACTGATGAATATTCCCTGCCCGGAGTCCATGGTCAATTACATCCACTTCAACGCAGCCGGGAATCTGAGGAAAGCCATCAAGATCATGCACATGCTTGAAGTCAGAAGTAAAATCAATCCTATCCCAGCCATGAACCATATTTAGGGGCATTATGAACGAGCAAAGCATTATAATCGACCGCTTCGTAGACCGCTTCGTCAGCTACTTCAACTTAGATCTGATCTGTGAGTGCACCGGAGTAGACCGGGATGTGGTTCAGGAGCGCCTTAACCAACTCATTACAGGCAATGTGATCCGCAAGGTATCAAAATACGAGGATATCTATGTAACTAACCGGGGCCGCTATAATATCAATGTAGCAACCATTTACTGCGGCAACTGGGCATTCGACCTTAAAGCCTGCCAGGATATCTGCTTCCTGCTTGAAAAGAGCCAAATAAAGAGCATCCGACAATTGGCCTCCAAGATGCAGCGCAGCCGTCAGTGGGCCTTTAAGTACCTGGAGGCACTGATCTCAGTCGATGCGGTGGGTATATGTAAGTCAGGTTATTATACCAAGGACATAAGCATGATCTTCAAAGTTGGCTCGGTGATCAAGAAAGGCATCATTAGCGAGAAGCGGGCCGAGTGCGGCATCCAGCCTCAGAGACGCCGTAAGAAAACTACTAAAACTACTAACCACAAGTAAAGAGCGAGGGCATTCTATGACTCAGGAACAACGAGAACGAAAACTACGCCAAGAGATACATGGCCTGCGGGTCAAGAAGTTTCACTGGACCCTAAATGACTTCAAGTTCATCATCAAGGGCTTGGGCTATGGCGAATCACTTAGGGCTTTGCCGGAGGATCGCTTAACTGAATTAAAAGCACTTCTGCTCAAGTACCGTAAGCATGGCAGACCCCAGATCTTTACTTTCGACCGTCAGGGCAAGTATATGTTCTATCTCATGAAGACTGCGGGATGGACCGAGTCCCAGCTACGGGCATTTACCATCCAACACT
This sequence is a window from Candidatus Cloacimonas sp.. Protein-coding genes within it:
- a CDS encoding ATP-binding protein gives rise to the protein MKQGKLVPIHNVRKADECIDFLLKRPRLEMVGLGMLYGRPGLGKTTYASRAAYARGYVYIRLEATTTPKTFAKELLQNLYRSLGMGDYLPVGTTNNIYKQCIQLLLDNEDTVIIIDEIDYAFRYPQLLGSVRDLVDETFAVVILVGMQNAMDRLNQINAYYFDRCNYFYEFEAVSKDDIRMLGTELMNIPCPESMVNYIHFNAAGNLRKAIKIMHMLEVRSKINPIPAMNHI
- a CDS encoding XRE family transcriptional regulator; translated protein: MDPNDIGSRLGMLIKAMKLKQYQFTEKFGISANSLDRYKNNERFPDPQFLARLIDSGVNVNWLLRGEGSMFILAPWELGDDVRTTKKVQIVDGKPVLVNDFDTTYVRTSIFPIVAEISAGSPMEVPEDMEPAESVEVPTRYIPFGTDNYVAFRINGQSMEPQILHGDIVLIKKQITWDGLDGKICAVRYETGITLKRIQYDEARRGVALQPLNKDYRIEFIDADQSQWLTMIGPLALQLRLY
- a CDS encoding transposase family protein; this encodes MSIYDEIDPLTYAELYQSIYPDWKGKQDLLNQIGKDQEIKPKPEPVPVPTVTEADSNILDDSIVLEDEPSAPSDPEEEYIDFTPQERVPVKYDHEAKLLGYFCTTVLERLQHSESKGREWKLLTKEYNNGSLAPELYALKGKRTERALRLWLERYEQSKQDMYALLHGNRYQKRQRKITELEGKVLLAILLHPNRISIGSALKFLKAKAESGLIDSPSSVPTLRRWVEEWRDDNLAMWEQARQGSKFVAEHIIKTIHRDSRLLSVGEVWVADGHTLAFDILNPKTGKAQRMTMIMVFDWASRYPVGATLAFTEDSQHIQAAFRNGFLNWGALPQYVYLDNGKAFKSKLFHEQWEGHDLAKELGGIFPKLGIRAQFAESYNAKAKIIERFFRTFQEQFERFISSFRGANIADKPATLMRNEKWIKKLYTCEPPTTEEAMQMIGYYIRYVYGITPHRGLDNRKPWEVFNSAPKPQDRLVNPSQLNFMMLSVERKAIRNEGIVLNKLKYWHPALVFHMGKPVIIRYDLADARWVLVYDEADVFICQASLRQTQHPFIQADLQNSKSHKEYRQEYTQIKKLQRLTEQRTQSFVRSNQESVDKLLKSYMNEIPAENNPIFLQAPMIEAPAPGPEEEIARLEQIVIEQEKAIASSQPEQTHNDQNQAVAEGSSEFDPFDNEEFKKMLKTIGIK